Proteins encoded in a region of the Prunus persica cultivar Lovell chromosome G4, Prunus_persica_NCBIv2, whole genome shotgun sequence genome:
- the LOC18780085 gene encoding G-type lectin S-receptor-like serine/threonine-protein kinase SD1-29 isoform X1: protein MRLLLTSLPTRFSKLSECSKHPCLPHDHVKALIGFCNWLIRLGVKNGDKALTLSGCCKFEHYCAEVYNITSSQPLAEGQTLVSPGHIFELGFFSPNNSSNKYVGIWHKTIFPRKVVWVANREKALSVTDTLASLTINSNGNLELVDGKQSCIWSTSISVPSNGSAALLLDSGNFVVQDDIGAQLWRSFDFPGDTLLPMMLLGFDNKSGKRDVLTAWKSESDGSTGLFSVGLAPQIPTQMFIWINGSTPYWRSGPWDKTKFLGIPGMKDEYVSGLNLDDNVQQGTKYFSFFLNRILAYMEISYKGTLKLMYSEHGENWNLDFEAPKNPCDHYGICGPFGVCKASESPICKCLKGFKPKSQEEWSKGNKAGGCVRKTKLFCGSNTSNSVPLRGKQDGFLKMSKVNLPDFHEYISNLGAEDCKVQCVGNCSCLAYTHINNIGCLVWSKDLIDIQEFASGGDDLFIRLAHAELGERKQIKIMVSLIAVCFISILAGIVFSLHRLRSNQKRNVKVTPKDSEMADMIETSRDALLHEYIRKHDPSELVIYDFDTILIATSNFSITNKLGEGGFGPVYRGKLQEGKEIAVKRLSSSSVQGIEEFKNEMLLISKLQHKNLVRLMGCCIKDDEKLLIYEFMPNKSLDTLLFSPMRRAELDWAKRFNIIQGVARGLLYLHYDSCLKVIHRDLKVSNILLDEKMSPKISDFGLARIFEGTQNLANTQKVVGTLGYMSPEYAMRGIFSEKSDIYSFGVLLLEIVGGRKNTSFYYHDQQLGFIDYAWHSWNEGRGLDLVDEVLADSYSSTEVMRCVHIGLLCVQDNAADRPTMPDVVFMLSRETDRPQPKRPIFTSQSSVSDPQPQFDNICSANEDTITLLQGR, encoded by the exons ATGAGACTATTGCTTACTTCTCTACCAACGAGATTTTCCAAG CTTTCTGAATGTTCGAAGCACCCCTGCTTGCCTCATGACCATGTCAAAGCTCTGATTGGCTTCTGTAACTGGTTAATACGGCTCGGTGTCAAAAATGGCGACAAAGCTCTGACTTTGTCTGGCTGCTGTAAATTTGAG CATTATTGTGCAGAAGTTTATAACATAACTTCTTCACAACCATTAGCAGAGGGACAAACTCTTGTCTCTCCAGGCCACATTTTCGAATTGGGCTTCTTCAGTCCTAATAATTCTTCTAACAAGTATGTGGGGATATGGCACAAGACTATATTTCCCCGCAAAGTTGTTTGGGTGGCCAACAGAGAAAAGGCTCTTTCAGTTACAGACACATTGGCTAGTTTGACAATTAACAGCAATGGGAACCTGGAGCTTGTAGATGGGAAACAGAGTTGTATTTGGTCAACCAGTATTTCAGTGCCATCTAATGGTTCAGCTGCACTTCTTTTAGACAGTGGAAACTTTGTTGTCCAAGATGATATAGGAGCTCAATTATGGAGGAGCTTTGATTTTCCTGGTGACACACTTCTACCAATGATGTTGCTGGGATTCGATAACAAATCTGGAAAGAGGGATGTCTTGACTGCCTGGAAAAGTGAGAGTGATGGATCAACCGGGTTGTTCTCGGTTGGATTGGCACCACAGATCCCAACACAAATGTTCATTTGGATTAATGGATCAACTCCCTACTGGAGAAGTGGGCCATGGGACAAAACAAAGTTCCTCGGCATACCAGGAATGAAGGATGAATATGTAAGTGGATTAAATCTAGATGATAATGTGCAGCAGGGAACAaagtatttctcttttttcttgaacAGAATTCTGGCATATATGGAAATCTCTTATAAAGGTACACTAAAGCTTATGTATTCCGAACATGGTGAGAACTGGAATCTTGACTTTGAGGCCCCAAAGAATCCATGTGACCATTATGGAATATGTGGACCTTTTGGGGTTTGCAAAGCTTCCGAGTCTCCAATCTGCAAGTGTTTGAAAGGGTTTAAACCCAAGTCACAAGAGGAATGGAGCAAAGGAAACAAGGCAGGGGGGTGTGTGAGGAAAACCAAATTGTTTTGTGGGAGTAACACAAGTAACTCAGTTCCTCTGAGAGGAAAACAAGATGGGTTTTTGAAAATGTCAAAGGTAAACCTACCAGATTTTCATGAGTATATTTCGAATTTGGGTGCTGAAGACTGCAAGGTACAGTGCGTAGGTAATTGTTCTTGCCTGGCTTATACACATATTAACAATATAGGGTGTTTGGTCTGGTCCAAAGACCTTATTGATATTCAAGAGTTTGCCTCTGGTGGAGACGATCTTTTTATTCGCCTAGCACATGCAGAATTAG GTGAAAGAAAGCAAATAAAGATAATGGTCAGCCTCATAGCTGTTTGTTTTATCAGTATCTTGGCTGGCATAGTGTTTAGCTTGCACAGATTGCGATCTAACCAAAAGA GAAACGTCAAAGTAACACCTAAGGACTCTGAAATGGCTGATATGATTGAGACTTCAAGAGACGCTCTTCTTCATGAATATATAAGAAAACATGATCCATCAGAGCTAGTAATCTATGATTTTGATACCATATTAATTGCTACGAGCAATTTCAGCATCACAAACAAACTCGGAGAAGGAGGATTCGGGCCTGTATATAGG GGTAAGCTACAAGAAGGGAAGGAAATAGCAGTAAAAAGACTATCTAGTAGCTCAGTACAAGGCATAGAAGAGTTCAAGAATGAGATGCTGTTGATCTCCAAACTCCAACATAAGAATCTTGTAAGGCTCATGGGTTGCTGCATTAAAGATGATGAGAAGCTACTAATTTATGAGTTCATGCCAAACAAAAGCTTGGATACTCTTTTGTTCA GTCCAATGAGAAGAGCAGAGCTTGATTGGGCTAAACGCTTCAATATTATTCAAGGTGTTGCTAGAGGACTTCTTTATCTCCACTATGATTCATGTTTGAAGGTAATACATAGAGATTTGAAGGTAAGTAATATTCTGTTGGATGAGAAGATGAGCCCAAAAATTTCGGATTTTGGACTGGCACGTATCTTTGAAGGGACACAGAATCTAGCAAACACTCAGAAGGTTGTGGGAACTCT TGGCTATATGTCTCCGGAGTATGCCATGCGCGGgatattttctgaaaaatccGATATATATAGCTTTGGAGTCTTGCTGTTGGAGATTGTTGGTGGCAGGAAAAATACCAGCTTCTATTACCATGACCAACAGCTAGGCTTCATAGATTAT GCATGGCACTCATGGAATGAAGGCAGGGGATTGGACTTGGTTGATGAAGTTTTGGCAGATTCATATTCGTCAACAGAAGTGATGAGATGTGTGCACATTGGGCTTCTTTGTGTACAGGACAATGCTGCAGATAGGCCAACCATGCCAGATGTAGTTTTCATGCTGAGTAGGGAGACAGATCGCCCACAACCTAAGCGGCCTATTTTTACTTCCCAAAGCTCAGTCTCTGATCCACAACCACAGTTTGACAATATTTGCTCTGCAAATGAAGATACCATAACACTTCTTCAAGGACGATAA
- the LOC18780085 gene encoding G-type lectin S-receptor-like serine/threonine-protein kinase SD1-29 isoform X3, whose amino-acid sequence MRLLLTSLPTRFSKLSECSKHPCLPHDHVKALIGFCNWLIRLGVKNGDKALTLSGCCKFEHYCAEVYNITSSQPLAEGQTLVSPGHIFELGFFSPNNSSNKYVGIWHKTIFPRKVVWVANREKALSVTDTLASLTINSNGNLELVDGKQSCIWSTSISVPSNGSAALLLDSGNFVVQDDIGAQLWRSFDFPGDTLLPMMLLGFDNKSGKRDVLTAWKSESDGSTGLFSVGLAPQIPTQMFIWINGSTPYWRSGPWDKTKFLGIPGMKDEYVSGLNLDDNVQQGTKYFSFFLNRILAYMEISYKGTLKLMYSEHGENWNLDFEAPKNPCDHYGICGPFGVCKASESPICKCLKGFKPKSQEEWSKGNKAGGCVRKTKLFCGSNTSNSVPLRGKQDGFLKMSKVNLPDFHEYISNLGAEDCKVQCVGNCSCLAYTHINNIGCLVWSKDLIDIQEFASGGDDLFIRLAHAELGERKQIKIMVSLIAVCFISILAGIVFSLHRLRSNQKRNVKVTPKDSEMADMIETSRDALLHEYIRKHDPSELVIYDFDTILIATSNFSITNKLGEGGFGPVYRGKLQEGKEIAVKRLSSSSVQGIEEFKNEMLLISKLQHKNLVRLMGCCIKDDEKLLIYEFMPNKSLDTLLFSPMRRAELDWAKRFNIIQGVARGLLYLHYDSCLKVIHRDLKVSNILLDEKMSPKISDFGLARIFEGTQNLANTQKWLYVSGVCHARDIF is encoded by the exons ATGAGACTATTGCTTACTTCTCTACCAACGAGATTTTCCAAG CTTTCTGAATGTTCGAAGCACCCCTGCTTGCCTCATGACCATGTCAAAGCTCTGATTGGCTTCTGTAACTGGTTAATACGGCTCGGTGTCAAAAATGGCGACAAAGCTCTGACTTTGTCTGGCTGCTGTAAATTTGAG CATTATTGTGCAGAAGTTTATAACATAACTTCTTCACAACCATTAGCAGAGGGACAAACTCTTGTCTCTCCAGGCCACATTTTCGAATTGGGCTTCTTCAGTCCTAATAATTCTTCTAACAAGTATGTGGGGATATGGCACAAGACTATATTTCCCCGCAAAGTTGTTTGGGTGGCCAACAGAGAAAAGGCTCTTTCAGTTACAGACACATTGGCTAGTTTGACAATTAACAGCAATGGGAACCTGGAGCTTGTAGATGGGAAACAGAGTTGTATTTGGTCAACCAGTATTTCAGTGCCATCTAATGGTTCAGCTGCACTTCTTTTAGACAGTGGAAACTTTGTTGTCCAAGATGATATAGGAGCTCAATTATGGAGGAGCTTTGATTTTCCTGGTGACACACTTCTACCAATGATGTTGCTGGGATTCGATAACAAATCTGGAAAGAGGGATGTCTTGACTGCCTGGAAAAGTGAGAGTGATGGATCAACCGGGTTGTTCTCGGTTGGATTGGCACCACAGATCCCAACACAAATGTTCATTTGGATTAATGGATCAACTCCCTACTGGAGAAGTGGGCCATGGGACAAAACAAAGTTCCTCGGCATACCAGGAATGAAGGATGAATATGTAAGTGGATTAAATCTAGATGATAATGTGCAGCAGGGAACAaagtatttctcttttttcttgaacAGAATTCTGGCATATATGGAAATCTCTTATAAAGGTACACTAAAGCTTATGTATTCCGAACATGGTGAGAACTGGAATCTTGACTTTGAGGCCCCAAAGAATCCATGTGACCATTATGGAATATGTGGACCTTTTGGGGTTTGCAAAGCTTCCGAGTCTCCAATCTGCAAGTGTTTGAAAGGGTTTAAACCCAAGTCACAAGAGGAATGGAGCAAAGGAAACAAGGCAGGGGGGTGTGTGAGGAAAACCAAATTGTTTTGTGGGAGTAACACAAGTAACTCAGTTCCTCTGAGAGGAAAACAAGATGGGTTTTTGAAAATGTCAAAGGTAAACCTACCAGATTTTCATGAGTATATTTCGAATTTGGGTGCTGAAGACTGCAAGGTACAGTGCGTAGGTAATTGTTCTTGCCTGGCTTATACACATATTAACAATATAGGGTGTTTGGTCTGGTCCAAAGACCTTATTGATATTCAAGAGTTTGCCTCTGGTGGAGACGATCTTTTTATTCGCCTAGCACATGCAGAATTAG GTGAAAGAAAGCAAATAAAGATAATGGTCAGCCTCATAGCTGTTTGTTTTATCAGTATCTTGGCTGGCATAGTGTTTAGCTTGCACAGATTGCGATCTAACCAAAAGA GAAACGTCAAAGTAACACCTAAGGACTCTGAAATGGCTGATATGATTGAGACTTCAAGAGACGCTCTTCTTCATGAATATATAAGAAAACATGATCCATCAGAGCTAGTAATCTATGATTTTGATACCATATTAATTGCTACGAGCAATTTCAGCATCACAAACAAACTCGGAGAAGGAGGATTCGGGCCTGTATATAGG GGTAAGCTACAAGAAGGGAAGGAAATAGCAGTAAAAAGACTATCTAGTAGCTCAGTACAAGGCATAGAAGAGTTCAAGAATGAGATGCTGTTGATCTCCAAACTCCAACATAAGAATCTTGTAAGGCTCATGGGTTGCTGCATTAAAGATGATGAGAAGCTACTAATTTATGAGTTCATGCCAAACAAAAGCTTGGATACTCTTTTGTTCA GTCCAATGAGAAGAGCAGAGCTTGATTGGGCTAAACGCTTCAATATTATTCAAGGTGTTGCTAGAGGACTTCTTTATCTCCACTATGATTCATGTTTGAAGGTAATACATAGAGATTTGAAGGTAAGTAATATTCTGTTGGATGAGAAGATGAGCCCAAAAATTTCGGATTTTGGACTGGCACGTATCTTTGAAGGGACACAGAATCTAGCAAACACTCAGAAG TGGCTATATGTCTCCGGAGTATGCCATGCGCGGgatattttctga
- the LOC18780085 gene encoding G-type lectin S-receptor-like serine/threonine-protein kinase SD1-29 isoform X2 codes for MRLLLTSLPTRFSKLSECSKHPCLPHDHVKALIGFCNWLIRLGVKNGDKALTLSGCCKFEHYCAEVYNITSSQPLAEGQTLVSPGHIFELGFFSPNNSSNKYVGIWHKTIFPRKVVWVANREKALSVTDTLASLTINSNGNLELVDGKQSCIWSTSISVPSNGSAALLLDSGNFVVQDDIGAQLWRSFDFPGDTLLPMMLLGFDNKSGKRDVLTAWKSESDGSTGLFSVGLAPQIPTQMFIWINGSTPYWRSGPWDKTKFLGIPGMKDEYVSGLNLDDNVQQGTKYFSFFLNRILAYMEISYKGTLKLMYSEHGENWNLDFEAPKNPCDHYGICGPFGVCKASESPICKCLKGFKPKSQEEWSKGNKAGGCVRKTKLFCGSNTSNSVPLRGKQDGFLKMSKVNLPDFHEYISNLGAEDCKVQCVGNCSCLAYTHINNIGCLVWSKDLIDIQEFASGGDDLFIRLAHAELGERKQIKIMVSLIAVCFISILAGIVFSLHRLRSNQKRNVKVTPKDSEMADMIETSRDALLHEYIRKHDPSELVIYDFDTILIATSNFSITNKLGEGGFGPVYRGKLQEGKEIAVKRLSSSSVQGIEEFKNEMLLISKLQHKNLVRLMGCCIKDDEKLLIYEFMPNKSLDTLLFSPMRRAELDWAKRFNIIQGVARGLLYLHYDSCLKVIHRDLKVSNILLDEKMSPKISDFGLARIFEGTQNLANTQKVVGTLNNNKLVDNEFPVQWLYVSGVCHARDIF; via the exons ATGAGACTATTGCTTACTTCTCTACCAACGAGATTTTCCAAG CTTTCTGAATGTTCGAAGCACCCCTGCTTGCCTCATGACCATGTCAAAGCTCTGATTGGCTTCTGTAACTGGTTAATACGGCTCGGTGTCAAAAATGGCGACAAAGCTCTGACTTTGTCTGGCTGCTGTAAATTTGAG CATTATTGTGCAGAAGTTTATAACATAACTTCTTCACAACCATTAGCAGAGGGACAAACTCTTGTCTCTCCAGGCCACATTTTCGAATTGGGCTTCTTCAGTCCTAATAATTCTTCTAACAAGTATGTGGGGATATGGCACAAGACTATATTTCCCCGCAAAGTTGTTTGGGTGGCCAACAGAGAAAAGGCTCTTTCAGTTACAGACACATTGGCTAGTTTGACAATTAACAGCAATGGGAACCTGGAGCTTGTAGATGGGAAACAGAGTTGTATTTGGTCAACCAGTATTTCAGTGCCATCTAATGGTTCAGCTGCACTTCTTTTAGACAGTGGAAACTTTGTTGTCCAAGATGATATAGGAGCTCAATTATGGAGGAGCTTTGATTTTCCTGGTGACACACTTCTACCAATGATGTTGCTGGGATTCGATAACAAATCTGGAAAGAGGGATGTCTTGACTGCCTGGAAAAGTGAGAGTGATGGATCAACCGGGTTGTTCTCGGTTGGATTGGCACCACAGATCCCAACACAAATGTTCATTTGGATTAATGGATCAACTCCCTACTGGAGAAGTGGGCCATGGGACAAAACAAAGTTCCTCGGCATACCAGGAATGAAGGATGAATATGTAAGTGGATTAAATCTAGATGATAATGTGCAGCAGGGAACAaagtatttctcttttttcttgaacAGAATTCTGGCATATATGGAAATCTCTTATAAAGGTACACTAAAGCTTATGTATTCCGAACATGGTGAGAACTGGAATCTTGACTTTGAGGCCCCAAAGAATCCATGTGACCATTATGGAATATGTGGACCTTTTGGGGTTTGCAAAGCTTCCGAGTCTCCAATCTGCAAGTGTTTGAAAGGGTTTAAACCCAAGTCACAAGAGGAATGGAGCAAAGGAAACAAGGCAGGGGGGTGTGTGAGGAAAACCAAATTGTTTTGTGGGAGTAACACAAGTAACTCAGTTCCTCTGAGAGGAAAACAAGATGGGTTTTTGAAAATGTCAAAGGTAAACCTACCAGATTTTCATGAGTATATTTCGAATTTGGGTGCTGAAGACTGCAAGGTACAGTGCGTAGGTAATTGTTCTTGCCTGGCTTATACACATATTAACAATATAGGGTGTTTGGTCTGGTCCAAAGACCTTATTGATATTCAAGAGTTTGCCTCTGGTGGAGACGATCTTTTTATTCGCCTAGCACATGCAGAATTAG GTGAAAGAAAGCAAATAAAGATAATGGTCAGCCTCATAGCTGTTTGTTTTATCAGTATCTTGGCTGGCATAGTGTTTAGCTTGCACAGATTGCGATCTAACCAAAAGA GAAACGTCAAAGTAACACCTAAGGACTCTGAAATGGCTGATATGATTGAGACTTCAAGAGACGCTCTTCTTCATGAATATATAAGAAAACATGATCCATCAGAGCTAGTAATCTATGATTTTGATACCATATTAATTGCTACGAGCAATTTCAGCATCACAAACAAACTCGGAGAAGGAGGATTCGGGCCTGTATATAGG GGTAAGCTACAAGAAGGGAAGGAAATAGCAGTAAAAAGACTATCTAGTAGCTCAGTACAAGGCATAGAAGAGTTCAAGAATGAGATGCTGTTGATCTCCAAACTCCAACATAAGAATCTTGTAAGGCTCATGGGTTGCTGCATTAAAGATGATGAGAAGCTACTAATTTATGAGTTCATGCCAAACAAAAGCTTGGATACTCTTTTGTTCA GTCCAATGAGAAGAGCAGAGCTTGATTGGGCTAAACGCTTCAATATTATTCAAGGTGTTGCTAGAGGACTTCTTTATCTCCACTATGATTCATGTTTGAAGGTAATACATAGAGATTTGAAGGTAAGTAATATTCTGTTGGATGAGAAGATGAGCCCAAAAATTTCGGATTTTGGACTGGCACGTATCTTTGAAGGGACACAGAATCTAGCAAACACTCAGAAGGTTGTGGGAACTCT GAATAATAATAAGTTAGTGGATAATGAATTTCCTGTACAGTGGCTATATGTCTCCGGAGTATGCCATGCGCGGgatattttctga
- the LOC18780085 gene encoding G-type lectin S-receptor-like serine/threonine-protein kinase SD1-29 isoform X4, which produces MRLLLTSLPTRFSKLSECSKHPCLPHDHVKALIGFCNWLIRLGVKNGDKALTLSGCCKFEHYCAEVYNITSSQPLAEGQTLVSPGHIFELGFFSPNNSSNKYVGIWHKTIFPRKVVWVANREKALSVTDTLASLTINSNGNLELVDGKQSCIWSTSISVPSNGSAALLLDSGNFVVQDDIGAQLWRSFDFPGDTLLPMMLLGFDNKSGKRDVLTAWKSESDGSTGLFSVGLAPQIPTQMFIWINGSTPYWRSGPWDKTKFLGIPGMKDEYVSGLNLDDNVQQGTKYFSFFLNRILAYMEISYKGTLKLMYSEHGENWNLDFEAPKNPCDHYGICGPFGVCKASESPICKCLKGFKPKSQEEWSKGNKAGGCVRKTKLFCGSNTSNSVPLRGKQDGFLKMSKVNLPDFHEYISNLGAEDCKVQCVGNCSCLAYTHINNIGCLVWSKDLIDIQEFASGGDDLFIRLAHAELGERKQIKIMVSLIAVCFISILAGIVFSLHRLRSNQKRNVKVTPKDSEMADMIETSRDALLHEYIRKHDPSELVIYDFDTILIATSNFSITNKLGEGGFGPVYRGKLQEGKEIAVKRLSSSSVQGIEEFKNEMLLISKLQHKNLVRLMGCCIKDDEKLLIYEFMPNKSLDTLLFSPMRRAELDWAKRFNIIQGVARGLLYLHYDSCLKVIHRDLKVSNILLDEKMSPKISDFGLARIFEGTQNLANTQKE; this is translated from the exons ATGAGACTATTGCTTACTTCTCTACCAACGAGATTTTCCAAG CTTTCTGAATGTTCGAAGCACCCCTGCTTGCCTCATGACCATGTCAAAGCTCTGATTGGCTTCTGTAACTGGTTAATACGGCTCGGTGTCAAAAATGGCGACAAAGCTCTGACTTTGTCTGGCTGCTGTAAATTTGAG CATTATTGTGCAGAAGTTTATAACATAACTTCTTCACAACCATTAGCAGAGGGACAAACTCTTGTCTCTCCAGGCCACATTTTCGAATTGGGCTTCTTCAGTCCTAATAATTCTTCTAACAAGTATGTGGGGATATGGCACAAGACTATATTTCCCCGCAAAGTTGTTTGGGTGGCCAACAGAGAAAAGGCTCTTTCAGTTACAGACACATTGGCTAGTTTGACAATTAACAGCAATGGGAACCTGGAGCTTGTAGATGGGAAACAGAGTTGTATTTGGTCAACCAGTATTTCAGTGCCATCTAATGGTTCAGCTGCACTTCTTTTAGACAGTGGAAACTTTGTTGTCCAAGATGATATAGGAGCTCAATTATGGAGGAGCTTTGATTTTCCTGGTGACACACTTCTACCAATGATGTTGCTGGGATTCGATAACAAATCTGGAAAGAGGGATGTCTTGACTGCCTGGAAAAGTGAGAGTGATGGATCAACCGGGTTGTTCTCGGTTGGATTGGCACCACAGATCCCAACACAAATGTTCATTTGGATTAATGGATCAACTCCCTACTGGAGAAGTGGGCCATGGGACAAAACAAAGTTCCTCGGCATACCAGGAATGAAGGATGAATATGTAAGTGGATTAAATCTAGATGATAATGTGCAGCAGGGAACAaagtatttctcttttttcttgaacAGAATTCTGGCATATATGGAAATCTCTTATAAAGGTACACTAAAGCTTATGTATTCCGAACATGGTGAGAACTGGAATCTTGACTTTGAGGCCCCAAAGAATCCATGTGACCATTATGGAATATGTGGACCTTTTGGGGTTTGCAAAGCTTCCGAGTCTCCAATCTGCAAGTGTTTGAAAGGGTTTAAACCCAAGTCACAAGAGGAATGGAGCAAAGGAAACAAGGCAGGGGGGTGTGTGAGGAAAACCAAATTGTTTTGTGGGAGTAACACAAGTAACTCAGTTCCTCTGAGAGGAAAACAAGATGGGTTTTTGAAAATGTCAAAGGTAAACCTACCAGATTTTCATGAGTATATTTCGAATTTGGGTGCTGAAGACTGCAAGGTACAGTGCGTAGGTAATTGTTCTTGCCTGGCTTATACACATATTAACAATATAGGGTGTTTGGTCTGGTCCAAAGACCTTATTGATATTCAAGAGTTTGCCTCTGGTGGAGACGATCTTTTTATTCGCCTAGCACATGCAGAATTAG GTGAAAGAAAGCAAATAAAGATAATGGTCAGCCTCATAGCTGTTTGTTTTATCAGTATCTTGGCTGGCATAGTGTTTAGCTTGCACAGATTGCGATCTAACCAAAAGA GAAACGTCAAAGTAACACCTAAGGACTCTGAAATGGCTGATATGATTGAGACTTCAAGAGACGCTCTTCTTCATGAATATATAAGAAAACATGATCCATCAGAGCTAGTAATCTATGATTTTGATACCATATTAATTGCTACGAGCAATTTCAGCATCACAAACAAACTCGGAGAAGGAGGATTCGGGCCTGTATATAGG GGTAAGCTACAAGAAGGGAAGGAAATAGCAGTAAAAAGACTATCTAGTAGCTCAGTACAAGGCATAGAAGAGTTCAAGAATGAGATGCTGTTGATCTCCAAACTCCAACATAAGAATCTTGTAAGGCTCATGGGTTGCTGCATTAAAGATGATGAGAAGCTACTAATTTATGAGTTCATGCCAAACAAAAGCTTGGATACTCTTTTGTTCA GTCCAATGAGAAGAGCAGAGCTTGATTGGGCTAAACGCTTCAATATTATTCAAGGTGTTGCTAGAGGACTTCTTTATCTCCACTATGATTCATGTTTGAAGGTAATACATAGAGATTTGAAGGTAAGTAATATTCTGTTGGATGAGAAGATGAGCCCAAAAATTTCGGATTTTGGACTGGCACGTATCTTTGAAGGGACACAGAATCTAGCAAACACTCAGAAG GAATAA